The following nucleotide sequence is from Scheffersomyces stipitis CBS 6054 chromosome 4, complete sequence.
CATGCTACTGCTCATTTATTACATAGTTTTATATAATTACTTTATCATATCAATTGTACATTAAGTTTTCACTACATACCAACTGTAAGATTATGGACTAACTCAAATCAAAGCCAGCTTCGGCTTCTATGGcatacaacaacttggaccTTATAAGTTCCTTGTTCCTATAGTCTGGaagcttcaacaagttcacacaagttgaagcagTAGGTAATCTGGAAGTGTCGCTTCCTGAATTTCGAATTCCAAACTTTGGATTCAAAGATCCAAATCCAAGGAGTGGTGCTCTACTAACGGAAGTGACAAATTTGATAAGGGCAAACCTCTCATCGGGAGTCATTTCCGCTACCACTTCCCAGAAGTAACGAACAGTGATGTCGCTGTCCAAATAGCCTCCATATTCTACATTATTCTTCCAGTCCAAAATGTTGATATCGTTTTGGCCACCAGATATAAGCATCTGGAGCTCAAACGAATCAAACATGCTCAACCAGCTAGACGAGATAAGTCCAAAAAGACCTTCAATAAAGTACTTCGTCTGGATGTGCAACGACTGgttcaatttgaagttggaaatttGATGTATGTAACTCAATTTGTTCGACAGATTCAATTTGGTATTCTCTCCATTTGGAGGAAGCAAATCAAATACATAATTCTTTCCTTTCAAAGTTTCATTAACAGTGAAATTTAAGTCCAAGCTATCCAACTCCTGTTCCGGCATCTTCACTAACTTCATCAAACCCATGAACAACTCATGGTCCAAGTagttcaagtcgttgatggaGTTTTTCATATTGTCATTGCACCACTTGTTTAAAAAAAAAGGTGCAAATGAGACATCAATCAAGACGTTCTCATAGAGACATTTGCCTACAATGCTTCCAAGAAACTTCAAATACAGaagcttcttctgctgaagcTGTGGATCATCACCTACAGTGATTGACTTGTGGATGTCGTCGTTCGGATATATCTGATTGTCACTGATTGTTTCCTTAAACAATTCAAGCTCATTAGAGGGATCAAATCCTTCTCTGACTACACTGGTGAGGAATTCTTTAGTTATGCCACCACCGTCAATTCCAGCTTCTGGACCATattcattgaagaaactgacCTGAATACgattcttgaaattggaaCCAGCCTTATGGAAGCTGTTATAAGCATCTTCAAGCAAAAACTCTCTTCTAATGTTCGCTCCAAGCTTTGAATCGAAGAATGGACCAACAGAGAGATTACGCTGTCTATCCAATTCAATCAAAGATTGGAATACCCTAACACGATCTTTGaattcaatgaagaagGGTACTTTTTTCAACATCTCCAACTTTGCCAAAGTTTCAGCAGAAGCACTCGACATGTTTTTAGATCTCTTGATTGAGTTGAACGTTCCGTCAAAAGACAGTCTTCTCCTTCGCAGATACTGAAAGGAGTCATCCTCGTCAAtgtccatttcttcaatgcgtttctcttcttcctcagCTATTATCTGTAACAAACTGTCgatgttgaacttgagcaccttcaatttccagaaaTCATCAGGCAAAAATCGCAAGCGCAAATTCTTCATATACAACTGGTTTAACaatgaaatggaaatatccttcaacttttcgtaCTGATGGAAATAATCCGGTTTGTCGTTACAGAAAATCAATGTCAAACACAACGATCTCAGGAAAATGAGAAACTGAGATACATCCTTGAGATTAAGTTTGTCCTCTTGGAAACTctccaagtcgttggaaACTATCAACCAGTAGGAGTAAAGTTCCTGGAAAGTATATAACGTTTTCCAGAAAAATCCAATCGAGTGAGCATCCATATTTGTGTATAACTCTTCGATCTGTGGTTTTATAAGGAAATCTTTGCCAGTTTCTACTGTTTGAGAAATGAGTTTTTGGTAGATTTCGTGAGATTCCAACTGGGCAAAAAAGCGTCTATATGAATTGGGAATGATAGTGATAAGCATACAAAGTTTACTTTTGGCTGCAGGGTAGAAGAATATCAACGTGGAAATGATCTGTAATGCTGCCCAAGAGAGCTTGTTGTCATCTTCACGCGCTGTGAAATGATCAAAGATTTGTCTGATGAAAGTGGTAGAGTACAAAAGACTTATTGTATCAATGCAATTCTGAGACACCACAAGAACGTCTTCTGTTGATCTGGATTGAAAATCTTCgaagtcgtcttcatctacgTCTTCATCTATCCTATGTATCGAAAACGAAATACGCTCAAAAACGCTGGCTATAAAGAACAAATCCTCGTTGATAAAAGGCTCATTCTCCGTATGAATTGTTAGGAAATTCACCAAAACACTTACTAGTGAATTCCCATCGAAGTTATTGGCAGCTCCAAAAGCTTCACTAGCAAAATCACTTGTCCTGATTCTCTCCAAATATCTTTTGGTGTCTCCAATATCTTTAAACAAACCTGGCGAAGTTAACAATTTCCAAATCGACAAGCTATTAGTGCTAAACTTAAATACCAATTCTATAATCTGTGCCTGCAAATTCTGTGAAACATTTGTATTTAATACAAATGACGACAAATAGTTGATAATATCAGGCAACTCCACTACGTATTTCGAGCCGAACTTGTCTAAAATGAAGCAGATAATCTGGATTATCTGTTCGTCAACCAGAAGCTTCTGGCTTTGGTCAAGATCTCGTCGTCTATCTATTCTCTCAACAGTGCTAGTGAGAGCCCTGGCCATCTGACTAAATTGTCTTTGAGATAAGTCAAATTTACTAAGTTGTAAATCCTCAAATAGAACTTTCAATTGGAAAGACAATTCTGCAATCGGCTGCTGAGGCAAAGTCCATTTGGCAAGAAAGTTGAACTGAAGAATCCACAAATTCCATTGctcttcatctacaaaattGCCACGGTTTTGAAGCCATTCcagtttcaatttctccCCACTCTCAGAAAGGTCTAGATGTCTACGAATATACGATTGCAATAGCAATCCGGACTTCTCCTTTTGTCGCTGTTCTTCTCGTTGTAGCCTCTGTATTCTAGTTTGTTCCAAGTAGTTCTTGGATCCAGAACCACTGCCATTACGCCCACGGTTGCCCAAATTAACCACACGTTTGTGCGTCTGACCCGTAAAGTTCAACATAGGGATATGTGAAGTGGCTTTCAAACAAAAAAGGTACTCTTCTTAATTTATGTGGTTCTGGAGGGCAAATTTGGCTCCAGAAATATGGAAAATTGTGCTATTTACACAATTCTTGCAcaggagaagttggagattaatgaaaaattgaccGAGACACTGGTGTATGTGATTGCAAGAAACGTAATAATGCAAATACGGTCTGGTAACGCTGAAAACTGAATAACAAGGCGACACAACCTGATCTGATTTCTCAGTAATCAAATTCAGCCTTCTGTATAGATACGAATGTCGCAAACTAAAGACTGCATTTAATCTCGGTTGCTAAAATGTCGCATTACCTaacatctacaaaattGTGATTTCTATTCTCTATTAGCATACtattttctatttccatCAGCTCTGTATGATGTCGACAAAATCTCCAAGCGAGCGAATTACGTACAGAGGAATCATGCTTTCACCCTCGTCGTAGTGGTTTGGGTTTTGTAAAAACTGGTGCAAGTACTCTGGCGTAGTTCCTCCAGTAAGCACCAAAAGCGACCCACAGCCTTCACCAAGCTGACCGTCATTGCCAAACTTGATATCTGTGTATAACGTGTCACCTACCATAAGAGTTCTCAGTCGATCAAAACCATTTTTAGCGAGTATAGCTTCCAAAAATACTTTACTTGGCTTACCGACATTGATGAAGTCCCTATCGGCTGTATATTGCATGTAGTTAACGACACTGCCTCCGGCGGGCAAGATGAGTCCATTGGGACCCGGATAGGAACGGTCGATGTTACAGCCGATAAACGGGATGGTCTtattcttccaaagcaaaTACTGGAGCGTCAGAGCGATACGCATATAGTTAAACTCTTTGGTAGAACCTACAACCACAGCTTGAACCTCAGGGTCTACAGTTAGAAATTCATGGTCAGCACGAAATGCCTGGTTCAAACGAGCATCTGTGCCACCAACAGGTATATATCCAGCTTCCTCGAGCTCATCTTCGATTCCAGAATCGCCTAAAACCCAAATTTTGGATTTTTTTGGCACTTGAAGATCACTTTCCAAAGCTTGGACAGCGGCATAGCAAGTAGGGAAAATATGATCTTTGGTGACTCCTTGGATGCCAAGCGAGGAAAATTTGGCTAAGTACTCTTGACGCGACTTGGAGGAGTTGTTCGTAACAAAGGCGAACTTCTTGCCgtttttcttcaagaattctaAGGTATCTTTGACTCCTTCTATGATTTTTTCATCGAGCCAGATCACGCCGTCACAGTCAAATAAAAAATTGTcgtatttttcaagaagtgCCTCAGCATGCTCTCGTCTATGAATCAACAACGGGTTCTTTTTTACAGTCATTTTGTTCGTAGCTAGTGTTTTGGGAAGAGTTCCTAAATAAGAGCAGTTAGCAATTCCGATACTGATTCTGATATTTCCGATCGTTTTCTAGTTcgatcacgtgacataATTGATACATTaagtagaagaagctcTTAGCAAGAACGGAAACTAATACGGAATCAAGTGTTTCATTCAAAATACAGACAATATAAACTTTAAGGATTCTAATTTCATTTAAGAAAGAAAACGGTAAATGCAGTGTAAAATTTTCTCTTTTAACCTCTATAAATCTCAAACAGGCCGTGCTTTTTTATTTCACCTCTGGACAAATGATATCTGGCATTCCATCCTTCTCCTCCTCAATTATGGTCTTGTTAAAGTTGGCTGGAAGGTACGTCATGTCAAAACCAGccattcttctcttccacCACTTTCTCGTGGCTCTTCTGTCGACATCTTCCATGTACAATTcctcgtcatcttcgtcgtcgatatcgtcgtcgtcatcacCGATACCGTCACCGAACTCTCCATGAAGCTCTACATGTTTCTGGCTCTTAACTATGCCCACTTCGTATACAACTTCGTCTTTACTCTCCTCTCCGACTAGGACAGAGCTAGCCAACTGAGACAATGGCTTGGCAGCTTTCTTGACCAACTGGTAGTTACTgcccaagttcaagtccTTCGCCACGAtttctcttgttctctCCAAGGCCTCCACATCAGCTACACGTTGAATGCTATCATCAAGCAATTGTTTGAAGTTGGGCTGCGAGCAGATTTCGTGAAATGCTCTCATCATGGGCACAGAGTCTGCCCTGACTCGCGAATCAGAGTCAATCGTAAAAATATTTAAGTTATCGTACTGCTGGATGTAGTCAGACCTTGTCATAATCTGTCTGCTTCTCCACAAAGGCAATTCTGGCAAGTGGTGGTCTCTATAGTCAGCGTGGTTTTTGGTGGTCACATGGCCAGATTTGACTTTATGGGTGATCAAGGTGTTCATGCGCTCACGATCCATATCGACAAACtccttcatcaacaacatgGCACTGACAGAGAACTTTCCTTCTTCCATGACATCGTCGTCCATGTCCGAACCCAACAATCCACACTGGTTGAGGAACCATGTCTTTTCTCTGTCGATGATCTCATGACATGCCTTAATTATATCGGCATGTCTGGCAACATGGGTGATGTGTTGAGGTCTTCCTCCAATCAAATCATACACCTGGTGGCAATGCTCGTTGGTCAACTGGTCTTTAGGTAAAGGAAAGTATCTGTGACGAATGAACTTTAATGCAGAAATAGTCTCAGCTCTGTTGAAATCACGCACGTTCACCACTTCTAACCTAGTTCCAagctttttcaatttttcgtAAACCCAGTAGTCGTCACTGTTAAAGATTATCGTCAACAAACCAGAACCACTGAGAGACTCTGCCTTCTGTTGAAGCAATTCTAACAACTTGattccttcttcattctcCTTGATCAAATGGGCATTGTTGATGATCATCACCAAAGGGCGATGAATCTTGGCTACTCTCAACAttgccaattcttctaACTTACTGAAAGCTCTTTCTATATCAAGTAAAGCTGTAGTGTCACGAGGACCTCTAATCGAGAACAAGGAACCAATGTAGTCTTCGTTGAAAGTGAAGTTCAAAGAGGCACCGAGACGAATTCTGAAGATCTCTGGATCAGCGTGGGCATCGAAGACGGTTACATTTTCTCCTCCGACCTTTTTCATGGCttccaagatcaaagaTGTCTTTCCGGTACCTTTTTCTCCTACCACTAAATAGTAACTTCCTACCTTCTTACCGGAGATGATATCGTCAAGCAACTTCTGCTGCGGTCTATCGACCCAGAAAGCATCTTCAGGCAAGTCCCCCGCGATGGCGTGGGTCTTTTTGTGCATAGCAAGCTGAGCAGCTGGATCTCCATTTTCGAAAGCTTCGTTCATTTTTGACAATACGTGAGAAGCATAAAACTTGTGATAAGCGATCCCGGCAACACCTAGGATAGCAATGGAACTAAAGGTTATTCCCGCTGTTTCCAAACACTTCATGAGAAAactgaagaacttgtctgATTTAGActccttctccttcttctttttgccatcttcttcacctCCATCCTGCAATTCCTCCGCGATATTCTCAAAGATGGGATGGTTGTTGAAACTCCGCTGAAAGGTGAGGCGGGCACTCTTTCCATATGTGACCTTAGTTGCTCCAaatttgggtgcaaattgTGACTTTTTCGCTGAACTCAATAAGCCTCTCGTACGAATTCTGGAACACTGCCCAGCAAAAGAACCACGCAACATATCGAAGGGCTGTTTTTTGTCAATTGGAACGTCCAACTGCTACCTGCGatgatctcttcttttgaaCAAACTAAATTGCACAGAAAATGGCTTTGTAGTTGTCAAATCAGCCTGGCAGTGAAGTAAATCGACGTTCGAGACAAGAAATTCCAGTCCGGATTGGGACAGGTGTTGAAGCCAGCCGCACCGTATCCCAAAAAAAGGACACGCTCCAAGCTGCAAGCTAAAAAACTCAAACAAGCGCAATTGAGAAAAGTTGCTCGAATTGGAAAGTTGTGGGATAATAATTAGGGGATGACTTCAAGTAGCAATAGGACAGGTGTTCGTTCTTAAACAACAACCGAACTCCTCTCATATGAATCAGGGGGGTGACAGACGAGAgacatttttcagtttAGATTTTTAATATATGTACGTATATTTTCTCTTGAAATTTTATGGACTTTTTTCTTGTCTCTATACGACTTTTTCCATTGTGTGTTTGCAGAGTACTTCGTACAGCGTGCGTTCTTTGATGTGCGTCGATGCTGTACGTGTCACCAGGATCAAACTACAAGATATAACTACTTCATTGCGAAAGTCTAATTGGCTGTAGGATTAGTTCAGTGAAATAACCACAAAGCAATTACTCATTGCTTGGCTCTCACTGGCTTCGTAAAATCTCTGATTTGGAATTGGCCAAGATCTGTGTCTAACAATGAAAATCGAAATCGCCACCAAATGGGGAATGAGTCAGAAAATACCATGCTGCCGCATGAGCCTTGCATCAGAGAGAGCATCTCAGCACTCGGAGTAAACTTCGGATCGTCCGACAACAATACCTGCTCGCGCAAAATGTGGTGTAAATGAAGCAGCACACTCACATCTAAATTTCTGGTGTCTGCATGGCCAAAATTTCACCAGCTAAGAATAGAAATCTGGTTTAAATCAGGAACAGATCTTTGCAAACAAAACTCCCGGTTTCGAGAATCTGAGCCATTCGTTGATGATACCAGGTCTGCCAATGGCTGCCCAGGTGAAGAACAGCTAAATGTCGTGAACTCTATCATTCTACCAGATGACGTCGTGTCCAACGTCTTAACATCGGGTAAACTGGAAGCTTCGGTTGCATTCACCAGAACGGTCTTTGCCGATAATTGTCGGATTCTTGATTAGTCTCGGTAATATCCGAGAATGTGTGATCTAGTGGCGGCTCGGTAAGATTAGTGTCTGAAAGTGTCTGCCGACTCTTTTCCTGTCGTTGTAGTTCGAGCTGTGCTTGCAACATCATCTCGACTGTCCGTATATGAGCCTCGGAATGGATTCGATGCTGTTGGAGTCTTTTGTAGTTGGGAGATTCGAAAAATGTCGGATTTTTTTCCGAATCAAAAGACGATTGTGATTGGCTGGACCACTCGTAGTCAGAACTGTCATCGTCGCTAATTGTCCGCTTGCGACTGCCAGCGTTGGCAGGAGACGAATTCATGACGCGTCTAGTTGAATTTGGCGTATTTGTAGTCTGGAAATTTGGCGATGTTAGTGAGCACGCTAATTCAGAAAAAGTCAGCTTTCACTTCACGAAAACGGTTCAAATTGACACAGAAGTTTATAGCGATGGTACGAGAACCAACCTGCTGACTATGGAGACCGACAAACTGCTGTCGATGGAATGAGATGCTGCTCTTAGAGAAAAGAGTATGGGGAAATCAAACGCATTTTCAATTCGTAAATAAATCTTTTGTGTGCCgcactgaaaaattcaaattcagatTTAGCGATGCTTGAAAAGTGTAGAGTTCATTTTgaaagaattcttgaagacaACAAAAGGGCAGACGTTTCCTAATTTCAAGCTGCTAACATTGGAGACTAGATTCATATTCGATGTCTTTAAAGTCGGCGAAAACGAGTCGAATAAATGGAAAGCATATCAAACATAGTGCGAACAGCACTATTCCGCTGAACATAGACAAGGAAACAACTTTCTTGGTCAAAACAAAGACACCTTATGTATCAGCAGTCAAGCAGATCCAGCGCATTCTCGATaagttcaacaaaaagGTGAATAAAAAGCGTAAATTTCAAGGTGGAGAgtacaagaaattgaactatATAACTGTGAAAGGTATGGGGAAAGCTATCGAGAAGACATTATCGCTCGGAACTCACTTCCAGAGCAATTATCCAGTGGAAGTGCTAACGGGAAGCGTTGAAGTTTTGGACGAATTCCGGGTGAATGAAGCATCTGACagcgaagatgaagatgaagaaaagacttTGTATCAGAAACGAATGGTTAGTTATGTTGAATTGAGAAtaagaatcagaagagattAAACATGGAAGATAAGAAAATAGGAGGAAACATGAACTAACAAAACACTTACAATATCGTTGGAGATTCAATATGGAGATTTCAAATGGTATTTATGATGCAAAGAGACTTATCAACAGACACACAGAGTCCATTAACGACAATTCGCGGAATTAAATGGCAGGAGACAGAGTCAGTAAAACCTTGGGCATTGCCAGACAGTTGGAAAAATTGGGATAAACTGATTGCAAGGCCATCCAGATTCATTGTCGTCGTAATTTTAACGAGATTATCTAAGTTAGTTCATGATTCATTAATGTATGTACGGTTTATGGAATAAATATGGGGAACTACCAGTCTATAAAGCGAAAAAGTGTTTAAGTAGTTCCACTGACTACAGTAGAGAGCATGGTAAAGTATCACCAAGGCAAATTCATCTAACATGTCTTGCTTGGAGAGTTTCCACTTCTATCTCTTCTGCGTTTCCTCTGCTATTTCGGCTCTCAATAATcatccttcttttctatcTCGTCCAATCTCTGCTTTATGTGCAACAAGTCGATTACATGTCTCTCCAACTTTGCACTTTTCTTTACCTTTCTTCCGCTTTGATCCCATGCCgctttggcttcttcttcatcttctatgCCAAATACTGCTTGTGCCAAACTTATCAACTGTCTGCATCGCAAGTAGTCCTGTTTGAAATATGCCTTTTCTACCGCTTGCAAAAGTCTGACACGGTCACTCTTGCTGCTGTTCTGAAAATCGGAGGGCTGTAAATCGTCATAGAGCCAATCTTCAGTATTTATTCGGGGCCCACTCTGTCTGTAAGATGCAAGTTGTTCCTTGTATTGTTCGTCCGTCTGTGgctttctctttttggcCCGTGCCGAAACCGTCACTTCTGAGCTAGTAGGAATGTCGTCATCAGACGGTTTGTCCTCTGAAGACTGACTCCTGTCTGGTGCTTGTTCTCGAGATTGCTCTggttcttcatttcttaAATCTTCATTTGGTGTCTGACTGTTCTTGTCGCCCAGATAGGAATCTGAAACTACGAGCACGCCCTCGTTGACGTCATCGTGTTCCACTGTGACCACCTCGTCTGCAACCAGATTTCCTTTCATGGCTAAGGCATAACTGTGAATAGATAACCGGTGAAATATTTTATTAAGGTTTAAGAATTCTACGCAGCTATGTGATGCGCAGCCATCGTAAAAATGATCACGTGCACACATAAATGGCCGGTTTTTTGTGCCGACTTGCATCTACATAGCGGAACTGACAAAAAATAGATGCAGGGTATGTGTCTGTCGCGTGCCGGAATGCACGTGCCGTTTCACTTTCGcagttgaaattggagAGAAGAGGTGTGCAGCCGGCACTAAAATATGTCCCACACAATGAAGGCTGAATCGGGACACGTCATACTACCGGAAACTGAGGCGTGTGTATCGTTTTTGTAATTGTGATTGTAATCTGGAGTCGTCTTCAGGCTATTCGTTATTCCGGGGGTGCGAGGTAATGGTGGAAGAGAAAAATCGGTGACTAAAACGAGTATAATATTTTATGTACCATGTACAACAACTTCGCCATTGAAGACACAACCGACACAGATTACG
It contains:
- the HUL5 gene encoding ubiquitin-protein ligase (E3) (go_component intracellular~go_function ubiquitin-protein ligase activity~go_process protein modification; ubiquitin cycle); amino-acid sequence: MLNFTGQTHKRVVNLGNRGRNGSGSGSKNYLEQTRIQRLQREEQRQKEKSGLLLQSYIRRHLDLSESGEKLKSEWLQNRGNFVDEEQWNLWILQFNFLAKWTLPQQPIAELSFQLKVLFEDLQLSKFDLSQRQFNLDQSQKLSVDEQIIQIICFILDKFGSKYVVELPDIINYLSSFVLNTNVSQNLQAQIIELVFKFSTNSLSIWKLLTSPGLFKDIGDTKRYLERIRTSDFASEAFGAANNFDGNSLVSVLVNFLTIHTENEPFINEDLFFIASVFERISFSIHRIDEDVDEDDFEDFQSRSTEDVLVVSQNCIDTISLLYSTTFIRQIFDHFTAREDDNKLSWAALQIISTLIFFYPAAKSKLCMLITIIPNSYRRFFAQLESHEIYQKLISQTVETGKDFLIKPQIEELYTNMDAHSIGFFWKTLYTFQELYSYWLIVSNDLESFQEDKLNLKDVSQFLIFSRSLCLTLIFCNDKPDYFHQYEKLKDISISLLNQLYMKNLRLRFLPDDFWKLKVLKFNIDSLLQIIAEEEEKRIEEMDIDEDDSFQSKNMSSASAETLAKLEMLKKVPFFIEFKDRVRVFQSLIELDRQRNLSVGPFFDSKLGANIRREFLLEDAYNSFHKAGSNFKNRIQVSFFNEYGPEAGIDGGGITKEFLTSVVREGFDPSNELELFKETISDNQIYPNDDIHKSITVGDDPQLQQKKLSYLKFLGSIVGKCLYENVLIDVSFAPFFLNKWCNDNMKNSINDLNYLDHELFMGLMKLVKMPEQELDSLDLNFTVNETLKGKNYVFDLLPPNGENTKLNSSNKLSYIHQISNFKLNQSLHIQTKYFIEGLFGLISSSWLSMFDSFELQMLISGGQNDINILDWKNNVEYGGYLDSDITVRYFWEVVAEMTPDERFALIKFVTSVSRAPLLGFGSLNPKFGIRNSGSDTSRLPTASTCVNLLKLPDYRNKELIRSKLLYAIEAEAGFDLS
- a CDS encoding predicted protein, whose translation is MSLKSAKTSRINGKHIKHSANSTIPSNIDKETTFLVKTKTPYVSAVKQIQRILDKFNKKVNKKRKFQGGEYKKLNYITVKGMGKAIEKTLSLGTHFQSNYPVEVLTGSVEVLDEFRVNEASDSEDEDEEKTLYQKRMVSYVELRIRIRRD
- the PHO14 gene encoding p-Nitrophenyl phosphatase (go_function catalytic activity~go_process metabolism) — its product is MTVKKNPLLIHRREHAEALLEKYDNFLFDCDGVIWLDEKIIEGVKDTLEFLKKNGKKFAFVTNNSSKSRQEYLAKFSSLGIQGVTKDHIFPTCYAAVQALESDLQVPKKSKIWVLGDSGIEDELEEAGYIPVGGTDARLNQAFRADHEFLTVDPEVQAVVVGSTKEFNYMRIASTLQYLLWKNKTIPFIGCNIDRSYPGPNGLILPAGGSVVNYMQYTADRDFINVGKPSKVFLEAILAKNGFDRSRTLMVGDTLYTDIKFGNDGQLGEGCGSLLVLTGGTTPEYLHQFLQNPNHYDEGESMIPSYVIRSLGDFVDIIQS
- a CDS encoding predicted protein, which produces MKGNSVADEVVTVEHDDVNEGVLVVSDSYSGDKNSQTPNEDLRNEEPEQSREQAPDRSQSSEDKPSDDDIPTSSEVTVSARAKKRKPQTDEQYKEQLASYRQSGPRINTEDWLYDDLQPSDFQNSSKSDRVRLLQAVEKAYFKQDYLRCRQLISLAQAVFGIEDEEEAKAAWDQSGRKVKKSAKLERHVIDLLHIKQRLDEIEKKDDY
- a CDS encoding predicted protein, with translation EDGKKKKEKESKSDKFFSFLMKCLETAGITFSSIAILGVAGIAYHKFYASHVLSKMNEAFENGDPAAQLAMHKKTHAIAGDLPEDAFWVDRPQQKLLDDIISGKKVGSYYLVVGEKGTGKTSLILEAMKKVGGENVTVFDAHADPEIFRIRLGASLNFTFNEDYIGSLFSIRGPRDTTALLDIERAFSKLEELAMLRVAKIHRPLVMIINNAHLIKENEEGIKLLELLQQKAESLSGSGLLTIIFNSDDYWVYEKLKKLGTRLEVVNVRDFNRAETISALKFIRHRYFPLPKDQLTNEHCHQVYDLIGGRPQHITHVARHADIIKACHEIIDREKTWFLNQCGLLGSDMDDDVMEEGKFSVSAMLLMKEFVDMDRERMNTLITHKVKSGHVTTKNHADYRDHHLPELPLWRSRQIMTRSDYIQQYDNLNIFTIDSDSRVRADSVPMMRAFHEICSQPNFKQLLDDSIQRVADVEALERTREIVAKDLNLGSNYQLSKDEVVYEVGIVKSQKHVELHGEFGDGIGDDDDDIDDEDDEELYMEDVDRRATRKWWKRRMAGFDMTYL
- a CDS encoding predicted protein yields the protein MNSSPANAGSRKRTISDDDSSDYEWSSQSQSSFDSEKNPTFFESPNYKRLQQHRIHSEAHIRTVEMMLQAQLELQRQEKSRQTLSDTNLTEPPLDHTFSDITETNQESDNYRQRPFW